The genomic DNA CCTTGGGACgttacattacaaaatactCCAAAAACACACTAACATTAAAGTACATGACTGTCAAAACCATTTTATATGCTGCAGAATGTGGTCAGTTTATCCAGAGATATGTGTCTCTTTAACATCTCTGGGTATATTAGACTGTGGGCAAATCTGCAAATAATGGTAGCTGTACTGCTTTCTGTCAGCATATACCGTCTTTGTGAATCAATATGacctgttttattattttattttctgctttagCCTCACAGACAGCACAGATTGTCCAAATGTGATGTACCTATGATGTAACTCAGTCCCCTCTAGTGGCAGACCTGGAGCCAATCTCACAATCAtccttttaatttatatatttatttaaaggagGTGGGGAAGAGGGGAGGTGAGGAAACCTTCTATAAAACAGGAATACTtaccatcattattattattagtattattattattattattattattattattattattattattactacaatTACTTATGATTATTAAGACTCAAAAgattgttttttcccccagatGTTAGTGATGAAACAAGAGTGGCTTTTTAATGAAACATTCTTAAACTTTGTTTGAAGTGATTCTATTGAATTAAGTGCTGTTTCAGATGTTTTAACTATTGTAGCTATACCACTTTGGAGGATTGTATCCAGATGCAACCACTGTATGCGCTCTGAAGGTAGACATACCTTGGAGGTTGGTGACCACGACCTTTGTGTCATAGGAACCAGTGAGCAGGTAGTGCGCTCCGGGGGAAAACCTAACGGACCGAACGTCACTGGTGTGCGGCCGGTACACCTGGACGATGCGTCCTCCTCTGATGTCATACAGCATGCATGCGCTATCTTCCTGTCCTGTTGCTAGGAGACGGCCACTAGGATCAACTGCGACTGAGGCAACTGGGCTGCCTGTGTAGTAAAGAAGGGGTGTAGTTGTATGAACTGATAACTGTCATTATTTTCAAATCGAGAACAACAGAACCAATGATAACATTTACTATTTCTGGTATCTTGGCTCACAGTACCCAAACACTTGCTATATTAAGAGGTGAAACACATGATGCGAGCCAAACCTGAGCCATGGAAAGCAGTTCCCACTACCCGCACACAGCTGGGCACTCTGAGGTCCCAGAAACGCACCGTCTTATCTTGAGAGCCGGAAGCGATCATCCAGCCGCCCCACGTGTACAGAGACAGGATGTGTCCTGAAGAGATCACACATTGTCCACTTTCAGCATCATCCTTACTCTCTCTGACTTCCACTTTGATTTGTGCTGGACAGATGGAGGGATGGAGCAGTTACCTGTATGTCCACTGAGGGCGTGGAGACCCTGTCCTCTCTGGcagtctgtggtgtagatgttACAGTCTCCGGCCCCGGCACTGATCAAGATGGCTCCTCCACTTTCAGGCCCCTCCATGAAGGCCAGGTCTCTTATGGTACCGTCATGCATGCTAAACTCCAGGTCTGGGCCTAGGatgcacaaaaataaacaaaaatgagaaTACTGGCAATGCCAACAAACGGGACGCCcaccacacattcacacattcacactgagAACGCTTACCTGTGGCGTTGCACGTCTCTGCGCTGAAAGGCAGGACTTTGACATATTTGTCATTGGAGCCTGTAGCCAGCAGCTGCCCACAGTGGCTCCAGGCCACGCAGTAGATGGACCCTTTGTGGTGTTTGTTCCTCTTAAAGCGAACCACCGGCTGCTTTGTTGGACTTGAACCACTGAGGAGATTAAAAGGTGGTCAGCTACTGTATGCAGAGATGAAAATAAACAGTTACTGGTTTGAACTTTTCAACTATTTACACACTAACTTTAACTAATATGGAAGAGAAGTTTATAAGCTAACTGACAGATCAGTGACCACATGGCAACCACCAGtcgctagggaaaaatgtgtattgcaCATCTAGTTGCTGGCTGTTATGtggtcataaaaataaataaatttaaaaaaagtctacttttcactcatattttaaaggaacagaaacaaaaagatGGATTTTAACAGAGATGTGATGTAGCAtactaaacaaaaaaatggaAGAGAACATCTGTTAACATTGCACATTTATTGTGTACCTACAGTATGTGTTTTACAGCGATCTGACCCTGAATTAGCTGTAATGTGTtctgttttttgatttttgttacCTTGCGTCGAGCGTCTCTGGATAAGCGCACACGCGTAGCGTTTTGGAGTTGGAGCCCACAGCGTACAGCGCTCCAGACGGGTGAAAGGCAACGGCTCGAATAGCCTGAGTGTCTTCCAAAGAATGCACCGGTACAAACAAGCTTTTTGGCTTGTCATCCTGAAAACACGCCATATACGAAAAACACACATTAGCAATGAGATTACAGCACCGTAATCTCACCTGATCTTCTCTACCCTATGACATGCATACTGCTGTGACATCACTGACTCAGATAAAACTGTTATAATCCGCTTAGCCAAATTAGCATTACACTGGATCATTTTAAAGTACAATGTAAACAACAGAGAATGTGTTGAACTTTACAATCACACCACACAAGGTCAGAGCTAAACTAAAGGTAACACCTGAGTAACAACCTGAAACTGATTATTACCACCAGGTCTGTCATAACTGTTATTTTTAGTGACGGCTGTCATTCTGCTAtcaccatgtgtgtgtgtgtgtgtgtgtgtgtgtgtatccgtTCCTACCTCTTTAATTCGGGATAAAGAGCCTGGTGAGTCACCTTGTTGGCCTCCTTTTGGTTTTTGcccactgtaaaaaacaaacaaaaaacaggggTCAATAATTCAACAAgcaggtttaaaaaacaaaaacaaacaaaagcaaactcaCACAAACCTCATTGTGACGACAGGGGACTCATTTGGAGGCGGTACTGGCCGACCCCCTACGGTGCGTTGCGGGGTGCTGCTGAGCACCCCTCCCCCTCGGGTCCGGCTCTGCTCGGGGGTTACAGAGGGAGGGTTGTTATTGTCCTCGGAGGCGGGCGTGTTCCCGTTGCCATTACACTGCTGCGTCAGAGACTTTACCTCCTCTCCCAAATTCTCCATCCCCACATTGAGCTCTTCCAGCTTCTGGATGGACCTGCAACAACCAAACACACGAGTTCTGTCTCCAAAGAGGCAacttgttttcctctttctaCTAAAGACTTGTACCCGCAGGCCGACAGCCTGGTTAGAACTACAAAGGGAAGATGACAAAGGAAAACTCaaatattaatgtaattatGCACAGCTAGCCTTGTGAATAATGTAGAGTGCTACGTAGACTGGGAGAGGGAGGATGGGGAGGATGTCTCTGAGGGCAAATCAAAGAGCTTTTGTCCcgctagaagaaaaaaaactaactaTTTTGTCACCTCATTTTTAATCACTGAGCAGAAGCTAACTGAAGTGGTTTTGTGGTTAGAGGacatacagtaaaaatatacatataacaTAATGCTACTGCAGTTTTGAGAGGAATCTGGGTCTAATATTGtgtacaacacaaacacacatgaggtGGTGGTCCCATGTGTTATGTTGTAGCTGATTAGAGCAGATGGTGCAGTATAGACAGGAGGGGGTGTGCCATGCAAGTGAACCCACATGGGACTCGTCATTTTTAGAGCCTTAATATGTTAACCttttctgacagctgcaggtcaATGTCATGCAGGCTTCACTTCAGCAAGCTGTCCCACAACTACCATGACAAGTGCGCCATACGACTGAACAGCTGTCTGTACCATATTTCCCTGAACGGTGAGATGAAGTCTCATTTTGGGGATCTGGTCCATTCTCCCCAGTTTAAGCTACTGCATTGTACTGTTGGTACAACTGAACAATTCAGACAACCACGGGGAGTTCAAAGCCTTCCAGATGCTTTGGTTATGCAGTCTACAGACAGATATCTGTATATGAATAAGAAGAATCTGTAAGCAAGCAAAATGTTTAGTATTGGAAGCTTTCTGGTTTCCATTTATCATCTGTTAGGCTCTAATGACCGATGACATTTGAAGGTTTTGGTCATGTGCAGGCATAAAGTCGAGCTAAAGGCAGACTGCATTTGCTCAAATTCAAACTTGACTAATGCTTAATGGAGAATCTGCTTTAATAACTTTTATCACTTTATCCACATTTGAAAACAATGACCGGCAGACTAAACAGGAAGTCTTGGCCTGAATATCcaaaaacccaacaggaagccctgaaaATCAGGCCGTTACCTGCGGAGGCTGAGTCAGCAGTTTAGCTGACTCAGCTGACTTGATACAAAAAAGCAGGACGGGACTTTAGAATAAGAAAGTTAATGTGAATGAAAGGATGAGCTTCAACAAATAAAAGAtcttgtaaacagcatgattaTAGTGCTGAAGTAGACGCTACCCGCCCATGTCTATGAGCctgcttttgtttctttgtgtgaACCACACCTCTGGCTGAATGTGCAAACAGAGAATGCACATTCCTCATCTTGCAAAGAGCATTTAAGTCATTTCGTTTGCTGCGTCCGTACCTGTTGAGGAACTTCTCTGTGAGGCTGTGCTGCATGTCGCTGGGCGGGGGCTCCTGCTGGACCCCTCCCTCCAGCAACATCTGCTGGTACAtctgcctctgctgctgcttctgctccAGGTGCTGCTGCACGCGGAGGCGCTGGCGATAATACTCCTCATACTTCTCTGTTGAGTCACGAAGCTGGGAATGAagcataaatatttaatattagaAGCACATAATTTATACTTTATATCTTATACCTTTCTTTTTATTGAGCTGCATCATGTTGCACACAACTGAAGCGTTAACATGTAAAACAGGTGGCATGGTGTTGCAACTAACCATGAAATCAAAATGTGTTTCCACCAGACCTGACCTGGCCTGCCGTCGCAGAAATCATGATCTCTGACCGAAAAGGTCACTGATTCTAGGGtatgaatttgaaaatcctacgtCACCTCATCCTTGAGTTACTGtattcacaaacttgggtgaTTCTGCCCCCCGCCCAGTGAGGTGACAATAATACACCAGCAGCCTTTAACAACTGaggggtaaaagaaaaaaaattaaaagaaaaaaaaaatgaaatcacaaAACTAGTAACCGGGTCGAAATATCAGCCAaaaacaaattactttttttgacaTGTACTTTCCATTATATTCAACATAATGCATCTCTACAGTGGACATCCAAACTCATGCAGAAACAATGCAAACTGTTCTAATGTaatgctttaaaagaaaaagctgcacaAACCAAGCCACACCAGGCAGCTTCAACACTGCTCAAAGGCAGAAGTGCGATCATGTGACCCCTGCTCCGTGCCAGTTCAGGTATCAGCGGAGGAAGGAGGGGTCAGCCAGGGAGCTGAGGACAGATCATTTCCCCCCTCTGTCCTCTGCTTCCTGTCCTCGCAATCTGATGGGAACAGACCTACCGCGTGTCGGGGGGGAGGACAGAGACGCTGGCATCGCGCCAGCTtggaaaagagacagagaacAGAGAGGAAGCGAGGGCAGGGACGTGACTGTGAGATCACAGAGGTCCCAAAGTCTGCTTCTGTTTCTGGCCTCTTTGTGTGTCTCCAAGGTGACGGGGAAGGCAGAGGAAAGCACCAGCTTCACACTGAGCTGCACAAGAGGCCCCAGAATAGAAACCAtgtgacagacagacacagatacTGTGTTCACGATGTGTTTACGGGCAACACGAGGGGACTGGTGAATCATTTTTGTGGCTGTGCTCCTAGGCTCTCGAGCCACATGTCCCCACTGACCCCGGATCATGACCTGGATCCACCAGCCTCATTGGTTACACAAAGCAATCGTTACAGAGCATATTATTAATGTTTAAATAGCTAGTGATGACTTTAGAAAGCATAATACAAATGTGTATGTACGATTTCCTTAATGCACTCTCATCCAGACTAGACAACAAAGCCTGGGCTGCCAATCAGAAGTGAAGAAAGACTAAAATACCAACTACAGACTAATCGGAACTGATACTGTAGGCAACACCCATTAACGAAAGAAAACAATTAGGGAAGCTTAATAAAACACAGCACTTGTTTGGAAATGTGTTCGCATGCAACAGGCCTAACAAGTTCAAAAAGCAAAAGTCGTTGATGTTTACCTCATTCCTGTCAGCGGAACCAGCTGACGGAGCGTCTTCGCCCGGAGCTGAGGCAGGACGCGTGTTTTGGGCTCCAGCTGAGCCCATCATCTTATCCACAGGTGTGTCTGTCCTCGACCTTCACCGAGAAAACACAAACCCCAGAAAATCAATCAAATAAATCAACATCAATAATGGATCTTGCTCCCTTTTGTATCTCTAGGAAAAGATTTAGAGACAGGAAATCTGTTTAAGCTCCAAATCCAAGCTCTTACGTTTCAGGGGATTCCTCAAAGATGCTGTGGCAGTCGGAGCTCTCCATCATGAGACTCCTGCTCAAGCTCTGCCCTCCTGCTCCGGGGTAGTGAAAGTTGGCAAACGAGTGGGACATCGGAGAGACCCCTTTACCCGGCGCTATTTCCCCGGCGCTCGCTCGCTTATCCTGGCCGGAGAGCCCGTAGGACAGCCCGTCCAGCGCTGGGTTCAAGGAGCGCGACATGTAGGTGTCAGCGGACTGCGGGCGGCGAAGGGGGGAGGAGGGGTATGGCGACAGCTTGCTGATGAGCGGGGTGAGGAGGTCAGCGTAGCCGGTCTTAGCAGGCTTGACCAAGCGGTCTACGTGGATGTTGAGCTGCTTCTGTTCGAAGGCGCAGGAGAAGACGGTCTGGGCGAGGTTCTGCATCCAGGAGAGCAGCGACAGGTCCAGGTCGTCGCAACCGTTACCGCACAGCATGTCGACACCCAGGAGGACCTCGCTCTCTGTGATCTCCTCGCCCGTCGCTTTGCTCTGCACATAAGCGTCCGAGAAAGACCGGTTAGAGGCACAAACTCACTCAGGCCGCAGTCTTTACGTTTAGTTTTAGC from Pelmatolapia mariae isolate MD_Pm_ZW linkage group LG18, Pm_UMD_F_2, whole genome shotgun sequence includes the following:
- the wdr47a gene encoding WD repeat-containing protein 47, translating into MTAEETINVKEVEIIKVILDFLNSRKLHISMLALEKESGVINGLYSDDMLFLRQLVLDGQWDEVLQFIQPLECMDKFDRKRFRYIILKQKFLEALCVNNAMSAEDEPQHLEFTMQEAVKCLHALEEFCPSKDDYSKLCLLLTLPRLTNHAEFKDWNPSTARVQCFEEACTMVAEFIPADRKLSEAGFKASRDRLFQLLLKGVLYECCVEFCQSKATGEEITESEVLLGVDMLCGNGCDDLDLSLLSWMQNLAQTVFSCAFEQKQLNIHVDRLVKPAKTGYADLLTPLISKLSPYPSSPLRRPQSADTYMSRSLNPALDGLSYGLSGQDKRASAGEIAPGKGVSPMSHSFANFHYPGAGGQSLSRSLMMESSDCHSIFEESPETSRTDTPVDKMMGSAGAQNTRPASAPGEDAPSAGSADRNELRDSTEKYEEYYRQRLRVQQHLEQKQQQRQMYQQMLLEGGVQQEPPPSDMQHSLTEKFLNRSIQKLEELNVGMENLGEEVKSLTQQCNGNGNTPASEDNNNPPSVTPEQSRTRGGGVLSSTPQRTVGGRPVPPPNESPVVTMSGQKPKGGQQGDSPGSLSRIKEDDKPKSLFVPVHSLEDTQAIRAVAFHPSGALYAVGSNSKTLRVCAYPETLDASGSSPTKQPVVRFKRNKHHKGSIYCVAWSHCGQLLATGSNDKYVKVLPFSAETCNATGPDLEFSMHDGTIRDLAFMEGPESGGAILISAGAGDCNIYTTDCQRGQGLHALSGHTGHILSLYTWGGWMIASGSQDKTVRFWDLRVPSCVRVVGTAFHGSGSPVASVAVDPSGRLLATGQEDSACMLYDIRGGRIVQVYRPHTSDVRSVRFSPGAHYLLTGSYDTKVVVTNLQGDLTKQLPLTVVGEHGDKVIQCRWHTQDLSFLSSSADRTVTLWTHNP